A region from the Plasmodium berghei ANKA genome assembly, chromosome: 9 genome encodes:
- a CDS encoding dipeptidyl aminopeptidase 1, putative, producing the protein MKKINKFISLLLVSLHILYVSYVSADLPVHVEIKDLLGKWKLYKTKTSPELLTCGSTQPNSNQYNVKIQDYKKYLTDNHYPFDSELNVILSSDFVKYGDVHDITDNEHRENWNVLAVYDEQKRKKIGTWTTIFDQGFEIRIGNETYTAFMHYEPTGKCAEPSDEDITDSNGETICYSTSYDKTRFGWIDIMNKNNEQLHGCFYAEKYDTLHVSNNYKNILNRFSNGKTEPVITEDKICTSNQITDFDSYEPKTYTKSNKVKLNKNSEMYWHKMKHDGKKKPLPEYMLKAQNQKYACPCNSNESIDNERSNEDPDSPVSPNMIELGNSNVDTNELDLNAYEEIKKSKHTELELNEMPKNFTWGDPFNNNVREYEVIDQLTCGSCYIASQMYVIKRRIEIGLTKLLETKYANDFDDALSLQTVLSCSFYDQGCHGGYPFLVSKMAKLHGIPLNSEFPYTAKQSTCPYPVNKGIPLSMMEVDLINKTESIPKYIKPSFRETNTSSQIENNTKEEINNVIDSGDPNRWYIKEYNYVGGCYGCNQCDGEKIIMNEIYRNGPVVGSIEVTPNFYNYVDGVYYDKGFPHAKKCTVDVNKDNGYVYNITGWEKVNHAIVILGWGEEIIDGKLYKYWICRNSWGNYWGKEGYFKMIRGVNYVAIENHAIYIDPDFTRGAGKVLLEKMKKQ; encoded by the coding sequence atgaaaaaaataaataagtttattagtttattattagtctctttacatattttatatgtaagTTATGTTTCCGCCGATTTGCCAGTGCATGTAGAAATTAAGGATTTGCTTGGTAAATGGAAGTTATATAAAACCAAAACATCACCTGAATTGCTTACTTGTGGTTCGACCCAACCTAATAGCAATCAatataatgtaaaaatacaggattacaaaaaataccTAACCGACAATCATTATCCATTTGATTCAGAATTAAATGTGATTTTGTCAAGTgattttgttaaatatgGTGATGTTCATGATATAACTGATAATGAACACAGAGAAAATTGGAACGTTTTAGCAGTATATGATGAgcaaaaaaggaaaaaaataggTACATGGACAACTATATTTGACCAAGGTTTTGAAATAAGAATAGGCAATGAAACATATACCGCATTTATGCATTATGAACCAACTGGAAAATGTGCTGAACCTAGCGATGAAGACATCACCGATTCCAATGGAGAAACAATATGTTATTCTACTAGTTATGATAAAACAAGATTTGGATGGATAGatataatgaataaaaataacgaaCAATTACATGGTTGTTTTTATGCTGAAAAATACGATACTTTGCATGTCtctaataattataaaaacatattaaataGGTTTAGTAATGGCAAAACAGAGCCTGTAATCACTGAGGATAAAATATGCACATCAAATCAAATAACCGATTTTGATTCATATGAGCCCAAAACTTATACTAAATCTAATAAAGTTaaattgaataaaaattctgAAATGTATTGGCATAAAATGAAGCATGATGGAAAGAAAAAACCATTACCAGAATATATGCTTAAGGCTcaaaatcaaaaatatgcatGTCCGTGTAACTCCAATGAAAGTATAGATAATGAAAGGAGTAACGAAGACCCAGATAGTCCAGTTTCTCCAAATATGATAGAATTGGGTAATTCTAATGTAGATACAAATGAATTAGATTTAAATGCatatgaagaaataaaaaaatcgaaacACACTGAATTagaattaaatgaaatgcCCAAAAATTTTACATGGGGTGAtccatttaataataatgtaagAGAATATGAAGTAATAGATCAATTAACATGTGGTTCATGTTATATTGCATCTCAAATGTATGTAATTAAAAGAAGAATTGAAATAGGATTAACAAAACTCCTTGAAACCAAATATGCTAACGATTTTGATGATGCTTTATCATTACAAACTGTTTTATCATGTTCATTTTATGACCAAGGTTGTCATGGTGGATATCCATTTTTAGTTTCTAAAATGGCAAAATTACATGGTATACCTCTTAATTCAGAATTTCCATATACTGCTAAACAATCTACCTGCCCATACCCAGTAAATAAAGGTATACCTTTATCGATGATGGAAGttgatttaataaataaaacagaaAGTATTcctaaatatattaaaccATCATTTAGAGAAACCAATACTTCATCacaaatagaaaataatacaaaagaAGAAATTAATAATGTAATAGATTCTGGTGATCCAAATAGATGGTATATCAAAGAATATAACTATGTTGGTGGATGCTATGGATGTAACCAATGTGACggtgaaaaaataataatgaatgaaatatatagaaatgGTCCAGTTGTAGGTTCTATTGAAGTAACTcccaatttttataattatgtcGATGGTGTTTACTATGATAAAGGTTTCCCACATGCCAAAAAATGTACTGTAGATGTTAATAAAGATAATGGTTatgtttataatataacGGGATGGGAAAAAGTAAACCATGCTATTGTTATCTTAGGATGGGGAGAAGAAATTATAGATGGAAAACTTTACAAATATTGGATTTGCAGAAACAGTTGGGGAAATTATTGGGGTAAAGAAGGATACTTTAAAATGATAAGAGGAGTAAATTATGTTGCTATTGAAAACCATGCTATTTATATTGATCCAGATTTCACACGTGGTGCTGGTAAAGTGcttttagaaaaaatgaaaaaacaataa